A stretch of DNA from Manihot esculenta cultivar AM560-2 chromosome 7, M.esculenta_v8, whole genome shotgun sequence:
gaataaaatgacaagcataaaaatactttatgatcccttccttgtagtatgcttcctaaattggcacttttcacttttgtgattgaagcaatatcatttgtttcaataagggacctgcaagctcaatacaaatactcttggaaataattagtagcacaccaattgtttattaatcatcaaaacaaggattaggacatttaggtccaacataATGATTAGATTATTTAAGGGGCATTATGTaatatatttagttttaaaaataataaaatttaaggtaaTAGGTTAtgttatttcaaaataaaaaatatatatcttaaatataaataaaatcgaGTAATTTTTCTAGATGGGTAATTTAAATTTCTGCATCAGATGCTCATGTTAGGATCTGTTTATTGGAGGAACTGATACTGCAGCAAGTACCATGCAATGGATGATGGCAGAACTCATCAATCATCCTAATGTGTTCAAGAAGCTAAGGGAGGAGATAAAGTCAGTTGTTGGAACAACTAGACCAGTGGAAGATTCTGATATCCTAAATCTCCATTATTTGCAAGCTGTGGTGAAGGAAACTTTGAGATTATACCCATTAGTGCCTGCAATCCCTAGAGAATGCAGACAAGATTGTAAAGTTGGAGGATTTGATATACCTAAAGAAACTGCAGTACTGATCAATGCATATTCCATAATGAGAGATCCAGAGTTATGGGATAATCCTAATGAGTTTTACCCAGAAAAGTTCTTGCATGAAGAGGAAAATCAAAAGAAGCAAAACTTCAATTTTGTTCCATTTGGTGGGGGAAGAAGAAAGTGTCTTGGTTCACAATTGGCCTTGTGTTTGATGAATATTACTGTGGCATCTATGGTTCGAGGCTTTGATTGGAAGTTTGCAGCAGGAGATGGACAAAAGATTAATATGGAAGCTAAAGCAGGCATGGCTATGTGCATGAAGCATCCACTTTTGTGCTTTCCTATTATTCACTTCAACCCAGTTTCTGCCTAAATCATCTAATTATGAAGGGTTAGATTAATCGTCAAATTCTGCATGGCTGTGTTTTTTGTATGTTGGTCAATCCATTTGTCGATACTACATCCTATTAGTTTGTTAATGTCAAATGCTGACATGTTATTATAGTtttactatataattttttttttattattgaaatagaGATGGGATTAGGATCGGAGAGTAGAACCTGAATATTCTTAAATTTACTCAAATATACCTGCCGTCAGGCTAAGTCGATAGATGCATAATT
This window harbors:
- the LOC110619550 gene encoding cytochrome P450 705A1-like, with the translated sequence MAELINHPNVFKKLREEIKSVVGTTRPVEDSDILNLHYLQAVVKETLRLYPLVPAIPRECRQDCKVGGFDIPKETAVLINAYSIMRDPELWDNPNEFYPEKFLHEEENQKKQNFNFVPFGGGRRKCLGSQLALCLMNITVASMVRGFDWKFAAGDGQKINMEAKAGMAMCMKHPLLCFPIIHFNPVSA